The genomic stretch TTAGCCATTGTTTGAGCAGTCCCTATATCCCTATAAGCCAGAGGCTCGTAATCATGCCAACGAAAGAACAACTTTCCCTGAAGAAAGCCGAACTCAGCGTCCATCCGATCTTTTCCGAAATAAACTCCCTGACGGCGTTGCGCCGGTTCATGGAGTCCCATGTGTTCGCCGTCTGGGACTTCATGTCGCTGACCAAACGCCTGCAACAGGAACTGACCTGCACCCGCTTGCCCTGGCTGCCGCCACGGGATCCGCACGCTGCGCGGCTGATCAACGAGATCGTGCTCGGCGAGGAGTCGGACGACCGACCTGCCCACGGCCATTACAGCCATTTCGAACTGTACCTGGACGCCATGCGCGAAGTCGGCGCGGACACCACGGCGGTGGAACGCTTCGTCGCGCTGCAGCAGGAAGGGGTGAGCTATGAGGTGGCGCTGCAGAGCGTCGAGGTCGATCCGGCCGCCGCGCAGTTTGTCCGCGACACGCTGCACACCGCCCTGCACGCACCGGGGCACAGCGTCGCCGCCGCGTTCCTGCACGGTCGCGAGAGCGTGATCCCGACCATGTTCCAGCGCATGCTCGACGCCTGGGGCATCGGCGTCGAACAGGCCCCGACCTTCCGTTACTACCTGCAGCGGCACATCGAAGTCGATTCCGAAGACCACGGCCCGGCGGCGGAGCAACTGCTGGCGCGGCTGGTCGAGGGCGATCCGCAGCGCGAGGCCGAAGTCTACGCCAGCGCCCTGGCCGCCGTGGAAAGCCGCATCGCCCTGTGGGACGGCCTGCGCCAAAGCCTGCATGAACCGCAGGCGGAGGTGACGCCATGAACGCCGCCGACTACCAGTCCTTCGCCGATGCCTGGGAAAGCCGCGCCACCATCCGCACCCGCCCGCGCCGGGTGGTGGAGAACGATGAGCGCCTGATCTACCCCCTCAGCCGCCAACCGCTGGTGCTGAGCGAAACCTTCCTGCGCGAGTGCCCCGAGCAGCGCGACTTCGCCCTGGTGCAGACGCTGTACAAGTTCATCAACGACGTGGTGATCTTCGAGACCGAGATCGTCGACAAGACCGCCCGCAGCATCGCCAAGAACCGCTTCGCCGTGGCTTTCCCGTTCGCCTGCCGCTACGACGCGATGACCGTGGTGGTGGACGAGGACTACCACGCGCTGGTGGCGATGGATTTCATGCAGCAGACCGTGGCCATGACCGGCATCGAACCCATCGGCCTGCCCGACGAGATCGAGCTGAGCCGGGCGATTCCGGCCGCCGTGGCCCTGGCGCCGGAGCACCTGCGCGATGCGGTGGAACTGATCTGCGTGGCCATCGCCGAAAACACCGTGACCGGCGACGTGGCGGCGTTCGCCCGGGACGACACGGTCAAGCCGTCGATCAAGGGCCTGATGGCCGACCACCTGCTCGACGAGGGTCGCCACTCCAGCTTCTGGGCGCGCATGGTGCGCATCTACTGGCACACCGCGAGCGAAGCGGACCGCGAATGCATCGCGCAGATCCTGCCGGTGTTCATCGGCCACTACCTGACCAACGACATCCAGAAGGCCTTCGACCTGCGCCTGATCGACGCCTTGCCGGTCAGCGCGGCCGCGCGCCGTTCGCTCAAGGACGAGATGGCCGGGCTGGCGTTCCCGATCAACCGCCACCACCCGCTGGTGGGCAACATCGTGCGGTTTTTCCACAACAGCTCGCTGCTCGACACGCCCTGCGTGCAGCACGCCCTGCGCAACTACCTGATCTGAAGAGGAGAGCGTCATGAAACGCCTCGACATTTTGCTGATCGGCTGCAGCCAGGCCATGACCGACCTGGCGCAGGAACTTGAACAACACGGTCATTCACAGGTTCTGCTCAAGCATGGCCGTGCGCAGCCGCGACCGGCGGCGGATCTGGTGATCGACGACGCCAGCCTCGCGCCGCAGGACTTCGGCCCGACACCCCACCTGTCCCTGCGCCTGGGCATCGGCGCGAAAGGGGCCGGCGGCCTGCCGACCCTCGACCTGTTGTGCCTGCACGGCACGCGGCTGCTGAGCCGCGTGCCGATGGCGGACGAGCCGTCCGGCAACGGTCAGAGCCTGCGCCGACGGACACTGGCGCAGATCGTGGATGAGGT from Pseudomonas ekonensis encodes the following:
- a CDS encoding DUF3050 domain-containing protein, which produces MPTKEQLSLKKAELSVHPIFSEINSLTALRRFMESHVFAVWDFMSLTKRLQQELTCTRLPWLPPRDPHAARLINEIVLGEESDDRPAHGHYSHFELYLDAMREVGADTTAVERFVALQQEGVSYEVALQSVEVDPAAAQFVRDTLHTALHAPGHSVAAAFLHGRESVIPTMFQRMLDAWGIGVEQAPTFRYYLQRHIEVDSEDHGPAAEQLLARLVEGDPQREAEVYASALAAVESRIALWDGLRQSLHEPQAEVTP
- a CDS encoding diiron oxygenase; the protein is MNAADYQSFADAWESRATIRTRPRRVVENDERLIYPLSRQPLVLSETFLRECPEQRDFALVQTLYKFINDVVIFETEIVDKTARSIAKNRFAVAFPFACRYDAMTVVVDEDYHALVAMDFMQQTVAMTGIEPIGLPDEIELSRAIPAAVALAPEHLRDAVELICVAIAENTVTGDVAAFARDDTVKPSIKGLMADHLLDEGRHSSFWARMVRIYWHTASEADRECIAQILPVFIGHYLTNDIQKAFDLRLIDALPVSAAARRSLKDEMAGLAFPINRHHPLVGNIVRFFHNSSLLDTPCVQHALRNYLI